The Panacibacter microcysteis genome includes a window with the following:
- a CDS encoding ROK family protein, producing the protein MNYSVFGHLSGAELSGVAFKEHLHKKKIIAQLSMQKESTISELADLLNISVPKANDVTMSLVDEGLVKEAGHKTEGVGRKATIYTLNQHSCYFLGVEIKKYSLNLALMGFDKSIAESRLNIPFPFSTPHDSLDAIVKTITDFLEHSLIPKEKIVGMGLSVAGRINVKNGEILTIYHFEDAPVKKILEDATGLPVYIDNDSRTIAYGEYYFGRKKYPENVIVINLDYGLGTGIFVEGKPLYGASGYAGELGHIPLFNNEKICLCGKKGCMQTEASGMALIELITGKMQEGSNSRLKHILQKKGFIELEDVVEAVHLGDNLAIEGVTRIGTNLGKGLAVAINLFNPNVIVIGGKLSALGDSLLLPVIQSSIFQYSLSLVNTDTEIIVSRINEKAGLLGCCLLVRDKTLGLV; encoded by the coding sequence ATGAATTATTCAGTTTTTGGACACCTTAGCGGTGCCGAATTATCAGGAGTTGCTTTTAAAGAGCATTTGCATAAGAAGAAAATCATTGCGCAGTTAAGCATGCAGAAGGAATCTACTATCTCCGAACTGGCAGATCTTTTAAATATAAGCGTACCCAAAGCAAATGATGTAACAATGAGCCTGGTAGACGAAGGTCTTGTAAAAGAAGCCGGCCATAAAACAGAAGGTGTCGGGCGCAAAGCAACGATCTATACCCTTAATCAACATAGCTGTTACTTTTTGGGGGTGGAAATCAAGAAGTATAGCCTTAACCTTGCCCTGATGGGTTTCGATAAAAGTATTGCAGAGTCCAGACTGAATATTCCATTCCCGTTTAGCACGCCACATGATTCGCTTGATGCCATCGTAAAAACGATTACTGATTTTTTGGAACACTCTTTAATTCCAAAAGAAAAGATAGTAGGAATGGGGTTAAGTGTTGCCGGCCGTATAAATGTAAAAAACGGCGAAATACTAACGATTTACCATTTTGAAGATGCACCGGTAAAAAAAATACTGGAAGATGCAACAGGTTTACCGGTCTATATAGATAACGACAGCCGTACCATTGCCTATGGCGAATATTATTTTGGCCGAAAAAAATACCCTGAAAATGTAATTGTCATTAACCTGGACTATGGCCTTGGCACAGGAATTTTTGTTGAAGGCAAGCCTTTATACGGGGCGTCTGGCTATGCAGGTGAACTGGGTCATATACCTTTATTCAACAACGAAAAGATTTGCCTTTGCGGCAAAAAAGGCTGTATGCAAACAGAAGCTTCCGGTATGGCACTCATTGAACTGATAACCGGTAAAATGCAGGAGGGCAGTAACAGCCGCCTTAAACATATTCTGCAAAAAAAGGGCTTTATTGAACTGGAGGATGTAGTGGAAGCCGTGCATCTTGGCGACAACCTGGCAATTGAAGGTGTAACGCGTATCGGTACTAATCTGGGTAAAGGTCTTGCCGTAGCCATCAATCTTTTTAACCCAAATGTTATAGTTATTGGCGGGAAATTGTCTGCATTGGGAGACTCTTTACTTTTACCTGTAATTCAATCATCAATTTTTCAATATTCTCTAAGTCTTGTAAATACGGATACAGAGATCATTGTTTCCAGGATAAATGAAAAAGCCGGCCTGCTGGGTTGTTGCCTGCTCGTAAGGGACAAAACGCTTGGCCTTGTGTAA